The Leptospira koniambonensis region CCGTCAAGATGGACCAAACAATTGTCAGTCCTCGGATAAATACATGTAAGATCGGATAAGCATCCTTGGTCTGTAGATATTCTTCTGCAAATAGGCCTAAAAATATCATCGCGATACATGTGGCCATAATAAAGGAAGAATTTACAAATTTAGGGGAATTCGGGACTAAAAACCAGAAGCCGTATCCAGAACTCATGATCAAAAAGTAGGTCGCTGCAAAAATTAGAATTACATAATATATATATGTTTTTTCTCGAATGCCCAAGAATAGGAAGAAATTATAGAATACCATCACTCCTAGGGCGCCAAAATAGATACCATCTATGAGTAATGAGATCCTAGAAGAATGTTCCAAATTCGATTTAGTAACTAAATGAAGTGGAAGAGTGATAGATCCTTCTGACTTGATCCGGATATACACTTCTATCTTGCCCTTATCTTCTAAGGTTAAAGGAAATACAAAATATCTCTCGGCGATCGGTCTTTCCTTAAAAGGAAGCATGTCTCCTGTATGGAATTCACCTTCTCTACCTTTAGAATCTTTCCAATACACATCTACATAATCTATATGAGGATATTCTAAGGTAAGAAAACGTTCTTCTGAAAGAGATTCTTCTGCTTCTACTGAGAATTTAAGCCAATAAGGAGAAGAATCATAACCAAAGTTTGGCATTCTATCCGTATTCTTTTTGAATTCAATTTCGGAATCTGGGGCAGAGATATCTTCCCAAGTAAGGTTTCCTTCTGTATCTTTATAATAGGAGATCTCTTCTCTTAGAGGGATTTTACCTGCAGAATGAGAATCTAAATGAAGCACAGGACCCTGTTCTGGAACAGGATCTGCAAAATAAGAATAGGGGAGGGCGAGAGAAAGCAACGCCGTCCATAAAACAAGAGGAAGGCGATTCCGAGTTATGGATGTTTGGATTCTTTCGAATGTCTCGGAATTTTTTAGCATACCGAAAATATTCTTACCTACCTAGAGATGTCAAAAAACTTTCGCGGAAACGATACGATTTTGACGGTTCTTCTAGATAAAATATAACTTTAGAACTTTCGGAAACCTAAAAATTTATCGGAAAGTAATATTTAGTCGGGATCTTTTTTAAACTCTTTTCTATTTACAAATAAAAATTGAGTTTCACTTCTTTTGCCGGAAGGAGTTTTGCCAATCACCGTCATAGCTGGATAAGTAGTCTTTTTGAATTCAGGAATTCTAATGATATATTCAGTATTCGACTTTCTCTGAATGATACCTTCTTTCCCGCTGATCTTGATCGCCACCGACTTAGGGTCTAGACCTTCTACTATAACTGGAAAACTATCTCCCGGTTTGACCCAAGAGCCATCCAGAACCCCTAGTTGGATCTTAACAGGCGGAGAAGCGCTTAGAATAGAATTGAACCTGGATTGAGACATTCCCCAAGTCACTAAGGATCTATGGATTGTATAAGCATAAGTTCCAGGAAGATTTTTACCTGGATTTACAGTGAAAGCCATTCTATAACCTGCAGCTTTCGCTTCTTCTATCACTCGTACGTCGAATAATCCAAATGGATAAGCGAGGTCTTGGATCTTTCTGCCTGTTTTTGCTTCCAGAGTTGTTTTAGAATCTCTAAGCTGACTTCTGATCTCTGCTCTAGACATTGCAGGCAATTTAGGATGGTATACAGTATGAGAACCTATATCCAAAACTCCACTGTCCAAGGCTTCTTTCAGCGCCGCCCAGCTTAAGTAAAATTTATATCTAGGATTGGAGATCACAGTTGGATAAATAAAAACAGAAGCTCTCATTCCGTATTTTTTGAGTAATGGAACAAGCACATCTCTATGAGTTAAAGATCCATCATCAAAAGTTAAAAGAACAGGACGAGCAGGGAAATCAGAACCAGCCTTTCCTTGTTGGTACTGATAGAATTGGTCCAAACTAATGGTTTGGTACCCTATTGACTTAAGATACTTAAATTGTTCTTCTAAAAGGCTTGGATCTAAATTATATCCACCCATTGGATCTTGGTTTCCAACCAGGTGGTGATAACATAAAACAGGGATCCCTTTTCCATGACCTAGTTCCGCGTTTGCGTTTGGATTTTTAGTATCGTATTCAGTCTTAGGAGGAAGTCCTGAAACTTCTGGATGAGAATTTTCGTACTTCTTAGAAGCAGTATCTTTTTCTTTCTCTTTAGTTTCTTGTTTTTCCTTTTTAGAAACCTTAGTTTTTCCTTTTTTCCTACGCTCTATACGTTTAGATTTACGGGAAGAAGGTTCCGCAGAAGCCACAGATTCTACTTTTTCTTTTTTAACCTTCACTTCTATTTTGGGAGAAGGTGAAGAAGTTTCTTCCGATCTAGGGATTTCTCTTTTAGGAGCGGAAGGTTTAGGATCTTCTTCTTTCTCTTGGTTTGTTTTGGACTTACCGTCTGAACTTAAAAATTCACGGACAGGTCCCGCATAAAGTACGGAAGAAGTGAAGATCCCTAAAAAGAGTAGAATGGAAAAGCGGCTGATTTGTTTATACATGGATGATCAGTTCCAAGATTCTCTTGGGCAGATGACGCGCAACTTTTTACTAAAATATGAAGTACAGTAAAAGATTATAAAATAGGGGAGAGATTTATCTTAAAGAAGGATTTTTAGGAATACCTTCTTCTGAAATTTATTGACAAGGCCCGTCTTTCGGAAAGATCGACGGGCAGGAAGTTTATTTTTTTCCTTTTTCCTTAATCAAACGTTTCAGAACAGACTCTGAATGACCGCTTAGTTTGATAACCGCAGCCTTGTTCGGTTTCTTTTTTTCCAGTTCTAGTAGAATGGTGGAAAAACGGAACTTTCTGCGAATATGATTCACAGCTGGAATGGACGTTTTGAAAAGTCTAGCTAACTCATGATCCGCATTTCCTTCCTGATTCAGGTCGTAAAACTTGGAAAGTTTAGCGTCATCCCAAACGATCTTCTCGTCCGTCTTATAATAGTTATGGTATTCTAGACGACGGCTGTTTCTTTCGTAAGAGCCTTTGTTTCTTTTCTCTCTCCAAAAAGGATGCCTATTCCTTGCATATTTTATGTCATCTATTGTATAACCGGATTTATTTAACCATTCTGTGGTAATACTGGACTTCTTGGGTCCTTCTAGTTTTGATTTGATGGAAAATTCAATGTACTGCTCTGGCGTTTTCGCAGAGAGGAGTTTCTTTTTTTCCTTTTCGTAATCCATATCCTTGCCTTGCGATTTCTAATGCACCGTCAGGTGTTATTTTATCTTTTAGTCGGTGGATAGTGTTCCTTACCTGGACCAATACCGAAACTCTTTTTCAAATTACGGCACGAAAAAACAAAACGCTTCTTCGCCTGGTCTGGGCTATGCAGAAGAGAATCGCAAAACCTCCTTTAAAGTATACTAAGCAACTTAAAGACTTAGGATGCTCTTCCAAAGTTTGTCCCTCGAAGGACTACAGGAAGCCGTTAACATGACCTCGTCCTCATACAGAAATATCACATGATAGAAAGTTTGTGTACGATTCATTATTATTAATCGAAGTCTGAAACATTTTCGCTTTTCTGTCTCAGTTCCGACGAATAGTAACGTCTTACCTCCTTCTTCTTTCTAATATTTATTAGACTTTGGTTTTTCGCTTCAGATATAATTCTATCTTTTCGAAAAAAAGAAACCAGCAAAAATGACTAAGGTCTTAAGAGAGGTTAGTCATCATGTTATTCAGAACTTCAAATAAAGGCAGAATTAGAGTAGTTACGGCTTATTTGTGCCTTTTTTACTTATTCAATTTTTCCGTTAGCTCTCATGAAGAAGGAGCGGCTCACCCGCATGCAGACCAATGCCGTGCCGATAAAGAAAAATATTGTAAGGAAAGTCCCAAGGGAGATGTTCTCACTTGTTTAAAAAAGAATGAGGAAAATCTTTCCGAAGACTGCAAAGAATTATTACAGGAAGTCAGGGAAAAAGCAAAACAACGAATGGAAGCCTGCAAAGAAGATAAGGAGAAGTATTGCTCCAACCGAGGAACAGCTGTTATCCGTTGCCTCCAAGAGAACAAAAATCTTTTGGGAGAAAAATGTAAATCCGCATTATTCTCCACCTCAAAGTAAGGACATCCGAAATCTCAGCTTACTTTTCAAAGTCTGTATACAAAAGAATTTAAGTATACGAACTTTTTAATGTAGGAGCTTCTACATATTGTAGCGAAAGCCCTTTTGGTATACTGCACAAATTCTATTGTATACAATCGAATTTGATCTTCTGATGTTGTATACAAGAGTGTATACACAGAAAATCGGGAAGCCATCGATATTACTATAAAGTCCGGGACATTCTTCAGAACGAATTTGGTAGGATCTGCTACATGGGCGAAAGTTCGCCAAGCTCTTGGAGTGTCTGTGGATGGGCGCAATAACACAAAACAATCTCAATCAATCCTCCCCATATCCCCAACTTCCGATAATCAGCATTATGTCGCATTAGATAAAATACTTCTAATTGGCGATTTATAAGCCTATAAGAGCTCCCCTCTCGGACCAAAACTTTGTTTTACCGGTCCGTAATTTAATAATTTTTGGTAGAACCGATCGAAGATGAGCATACGAGTCCATAGTTCCTACAATCTTGCGGACTTGTCCGAAGCATTATCCGGATCCTTGAGAGAAGAGATTTCAAGGCAGGATGGATTGTATTCTCCAACGGTAATCATCCCGAACAAGAGTATGGAGACCTGGTTGAACCTGGATCTTGTCCAAAGATTCGGCGTGGTATTTAATATCAGATTTTTGTTCTTGGAAAAGTTTTTAGAGGAGCTGCTTCTCGAAAAATTTTCTCCTGAGATCGATCCAAAATCTAGACCGTTCCTCCAAGGAGAATCTCGAAAATTCCAGATCTACGAGACCTTGCTTCGAGATCAGGAATTTCTTCAAAAATATCCAATCCTTAAAAACTATCTTTTGCCTTCCGCAAGAAAAACTCCGGATCCGGTAAGGCTTTTAGATCTATCAGGACGTTTGGCAAAATATTTCAAGGATTATGAACTTCATAGGCAGGACTGGATCCGAAACTGGCTAGGAGAAAAATATTCACTTCTAAGATTACCTGGAGAAGATATCTGGGAAGAAGTTGCCACCCAATCAGAAATTTTTTTCTTTCAGAAAGAACTCTATTCTTATCTTACAAATTCTGATCCTTCTAAAGAAACTTTGATCCAATATTCAATGCGAAATCTTGGCTTAGAGTCCAAGGCCAAAAAACATTCTCCAAAGAATGTGTATCTATTTGCACTGTCTCAACTATCGAGTACGTATATTTCGATTTTTCAAAATCTGCTTCCTGAAATTCATTTAGAAGTTTTTCAATTCGGGGTTCCAGACGGAGAATTAGTTTCCGGAACAGAAAGAAATCAGATCTGCAGAAACTGGGCGAACTCATTTCGTTCCTTAAAAAAATCCTGGGAAATTTCAGGAGCAGAATTTTTATATTCTTCTAAAAAAGAAAAACAAACAAAAACTGTTTTATCAGAATTCAAAGAATATCTTGGACGATCTGAATATAAAGTATCATCTCGACTTCTTCCGGACGAGAGTTTACAAATTTTAGAAGCACCCGGAAAAGTCAGAGAAGTAGAAGCAGTATTCCATCATATTCTTTCCATCTTATCCGAATCTAAAGAAACTAAATTAACCGATTTTGGGATATTCTGTTCTGACCTTTCCCAATATAGAGCAGCCTTGGAGTTTGTATTCGAAGGTGGCATACAAGCAAAACTTGCAGAAAAGTCCGGCAGCCAAATAAAGACATTACCATATAGTATAAGAGATGTGCTCGCTTCAGAAACTAGCGCCTATATCAGCGGAATACTTTCTCTATTTACTCTACTCTCTAAGGAAAGATCCAGAGCAGATATTTTCAAATTACTTAGAAACCCTTGCTTCCAATCTAAATGGGAAGTGCAACCATCATGGGTAGAAGAATGGGCTAAATTTTCTGAAGACTTAGAATTATACCAAGATGATTCTTTGGAAGAAGAGCAACCACTTGCATTCTCTTTTCGAAAAGGTTTTTTACGTTTAGCCGCTGGCAATATATTATCAGCGGAAGAAGAGGAAGATCTTCCTATCTCCCCTTTTGATCCCGGATCAGGTTCTTCTGTATCAATGTGGATAGGAATTTGGAAACGTGTATCTTTTTTATTAGAAGAATTTTCCTCACTAGTCTCAGATCCAAAATCTTCTAACGAAAAAATTATAGATTCTCTATCCGATCTACTCAGAGAATTATTTTCTTCCCCTTCTTCCAATCCGATTGAAGTAGAATTAGAAAAAAATATTATAGATTCATTATATGAATTAAGATCTGTAAAATGGGATCCTAAAAATTCTAAAGACAGACTTAAGTTTTTAGAGGCGTTTTTTAAACAAACCGGAGGAGAGATCCAGGTCCGAAAAGGACAATACCTAACAGGAGGAATTACAGTATCTTCTCTACAACCAATGCGCCCGATCCCGTTCCTACATGTTTATATTTTAGGATTGGGAGAAGGTTTATTCCCTGGAACAGACGATACTTCCGCGTTCAATCTAAGACATTTGGCTCCTAGAGAAGGAGATATAAATGTAAGAGGCTTAAATCAGTCTTTATTATACGAAACAATCTTATCTGCAAAACAAAGTCTGGTATTATCATTTGTTGCGGAAGACATTACAAAAGACGAAAGTATCGCTCCTTCTTCTTCCTTACTCTTACTCGAACAAGCTTTGAAAGAGAATGTATTAGCTCCTGAAACTTCTGTTAGGATCAAAATCCCTTTAAACAAACATAGCAAAGAATATTTTATCCAAAAAGAAAGTTCCTCTTCAAAGTTTGCGGAGAAGTTCCGTAAAAGTTTCGATCTTTCTTCTTCCCTAGTTTATGGAAAAGAAGAAGATAAAGAATATTATCGTAAAACAGTACTAGGAAATTTCCAGGCTAGTTCTTCTGTAAAAAAGGAAGTTTCGAATTTAGAAACTGTAGATTGGAATGATTTGGTTCGATTTGCAAAATCTCCGCTTTCTTATCATTTACAAAGACGATTTGGATTGTACACAGAAGAAATTTCAGAATCCGAAACTGCAACAGAGGAACCCTTCCGAATTTCAGATAATTTCAAATTTATGAAAGAGTTATGGTCTTATTCTATGAAAAAGACCGAAAAAGAGATCCAAAATTCTTTGGAAGGACTTTTCTCGATTTGGAAAAAAAGAGGAAATATTCCAAGAGGAATTTATGGAGACACTGAATTTTTAACTAAATCAGAGAAAGTGGGAAAAATTTCGGAAGCAGTTTCCGAAATACTTTCAGACGTAGAAATTTTATCCGGATTTACTTTCGGAGAATCCCCCAAGAAAGGGAATTTACTTTCTTTGCCCATTATTCCATTAGAAATTTCGAATGGATCTAAGATTAGTATAAACGGATTAAAAGAAGATGTATTCCTGAAAAAGGAAGCTGACGGAAATTCTACCATTGTGCTCATATATCCAAACTCTAAGAAAAAATTCAAAAATTTAATAGAGCCATTTTTGATCCAATCATTGCTGGATCTTATTCCTTCTAAAGACACTCCAAGATCAGTAACTGCAATTTTCGGATACGGAGATAAACCAACCATACTGAATATGGATCGAGAAGGAGGAGAATTATATCGTAAAAAATTCCTCTCTGATTTAGTCCAAGAATTTTCGGATCAATCTACATCTTTAATTTCTCCAGGGATCTGGGAAGATTTTCCAGATAGATCAGAAATTGATCTAAACGATCCTAAAAGTTTAAATTTATTCTCTCAAGAATATAAAATCTGGGCTCAAGAATCAGTTCAGTACGATCCTGGAATTTATTTGGATGAGATCATTCGACTTCTGCCCTACCCTCAGAATTATATAAGTGAAAAGGACTTTAATCTTTGCTTAAAACTTTATCATCCGCTGGAAAAGGTTTATTATGCAGAAAAATAAACTTGAAGCAGTGACTGGCTCTTTCGCAGACCAAATCGATATTACTAAAAACGGTTTTATTGGCGCTTCTGCAGGAACAGGAAAAACGCATACAATCGTCTTTTTAGTTCTGAAAATACTAAAAGATTCATTCAGGACTTCTTTAGATTCAGACAAAATTCCTTTCGGTATCGAATCTATATTAGTACTTACTTATACAGATAAAGCGGCATCTGAACTAAAAAGCAGGATCCGGGCAGAATTAAAAAATACAATCCTCAAATTGGAGAAAATAGAATCCCCAAGTGAAGAAGAATCTAAAGAGCTAGATTATTTTTTAAACCAAGCTTCTCATTTAGATCAGGCTTATATATCTACCATTCATGGATTTGCACATAAGATCTTAAAAGAATATTCTTTGGAATCGGGAAGTTCTGAAAATTCGGAACTTATAGAAGAATTTTCTGCAGTTTCTAAAGCATTATACAGAAGAATGCGTAACGAGTTTGGCGGGAAATATCCTAAAGAACTTTTGCCTTTTATATTATCTCAAGCAAATCGTTTTTATAATGACGGATTCCAAGGAACTACTTGGGAAAACTTTGTATCCAGTCTCGCGGTTAAGAAGGTTTCTTCTCCAGATTCAATACAACTTCTTCCCCGCCCTCAAAAATTTCCTGAGATTAGCTCCATCAAAAATGTATTTTCGGAAATCCAATCCATTCTTCCTAAATTTTTAGAATTCCAAGATTCATTTAAAAAGAAGATCAATGCAAATAAGTACAAAGCTCTTTCGAGTCGACAGATAGAATTCCAAGATTCTTTGAAGAAGCTCATAGATTTTTCTGACCCATTCTCTCCTTTTCCTTTTACATTAGCTCTCAAAGAGATTTTAAATCTAAAAAGAGGAGAAAGTTCCGGAATAGAATCCATTCTTCTTTCGGATGAAGAGTTAAAAACTGCAACCGGCGAATCCGGATATCTTTCTTATACGTTAGAAAGGGAGAGGATCAGAAAACTTTCTTTAAGTTTAAACGTATTAGAATCTTCTCTTTCTTCTTTCCTAGTTTCTCTTGCCGAGGATATTGCGGAAGATTCAGTTAAGATCAAGGAAGAAGATAATTCGATCACATATGGAGATATGATCTTAGGACTTTCTAATTCCTTGGAGAAAAATCCAGAATTAGTTTCGGAGTTAAAAAAACGTTTTAGATTCGGAATTATAGACGAATTCCAAGATACAGATCCTGACCAATATAATATTTTCAGAATATTATTCTTAGAAAAATCAGGAGGCATCGAAACGGAAGGGAAACTTTTCTTAATTGGAGATGCGAAGCAGTCCATTTACGGTTTTAGAGGTGCAGACTTAGGCACTTATTTAGCTGCAAAAAGAGAATTTGATATCGGTGGAAAATTTGCAAATTTTTCTATCGTTTATCCGGAGTTGGACACAAACCGTAGATCTTTACCTGAACTTATTTCTTCCTATAATTCTATCTTCGGAACTGCAAAAGGAGAATGGTTCCCTATTGGAGAGACTGGATTTTTGCCAATAGAATATGTAAATGTTAAATCTCCTGAGACCCCGGGAAAGGCAATTTTATATTCAGATAAAAGTAATCGTGCTTCTATAAATGCATTTTCACTTTCAAAAGAGACCAATGCGGACCGACTAAAAGACCAATATTCTAAATTTTTAGCGGAAGAAATAATTCATCTAGTTTCTGAGAAATCGGAGATTTATATTAAAAAAGAAGGATATTCTTCTCCTGAAAAACTAAGCTGGTCCGATATTTCAGTCTTGGTTCGGGGAGAAAACGATTCCGAGTCCTTAAAAAGGCAATTCAAAGCTAGAGGAATTCCATACACTTATCCTAAACAAGCTGGGTTATTCGGATCTTCTGAAACGATTAGAATTAGAGAGATCTTGCAATGTTTAGATGAAGAAGGAAGCAGGGATTCATTTTATAAATTATTAATATCAGATCTATTTCGAGTGAAACCTGAAAATCTTCAAAATTATGAAGAGTATCCGATAGAATCTGGCGAAAAAATGCTTTTAGAAACCTGGAGAAAATTTTCCCGCAAAAAAGACTTTCCAGGTCTATTCAGTTCTATCCTGACTGAAAGTAGATTAGCTTCTCCCCTTCCAGATGAATCCATGCAGGATTGGGAAAGAAAGATCACAAACTTCAAACAGATATTTTTCTTTTTAACTGAAAAAGCATCCAAGTCCGACCAAACTTTAGGAGAGTTAATCACTTATTTAGAATCTAAAATGATATCTAAGGAGGATGAGAAAGATTATTTAGAAAAAGATTCTGAAGAAGATAGAGTTAAAATTTTCACCATCCATTCCTGCAAAGGGTTAGAATTTCCAATTGTATTTTTATTCGGGGGATTTTCAGGCTGGGGTACACAAAGAAAAAAATTCTCGGAGTACAGAGAAGACGAAAAACGTATTATAGATCTGGAAAACAATAAAGAAGAGGACTCCGTTTTTAACACAATTAACGAAGATAAAAGATTGTACTACGTAGCTTTGACTCGAGCAATGTACAAATTTTATTTTCCGTTACTTGCAGAGCCAGATCCAAAACGTCCTTTAGAATTATTCCGAAAATCCTTTCATGCTGCTACATCTGAATTTCCCAAAGATTCTTCTGTGGCTAGATTCTGGGAAAATGAA contains the following coding sequences:
- a CDS encoding diguanylate cyclase produces the protein MLSLALPYSYFADPVPEQGPVLHLDSHSAGKIPLREEISYYKDTEGNLTWEDISAPDSEIEFKKNTDRMPNFGYDSSPYWLKFSVEAEESLSEERFLTLEYPHIDYVDVYWKDSKGREGEFHTGDMLPFKERPIAERYFVFPLTLEDKGKIEVYIRIKSEGSITLPLHLVTKSNLEHSSRISLLIDGIYFGALGVMVFYNFFLFLGIREKTYIYYVILIFAATYFLIMSSGYGFWFLVPNSPKFVNSSFIMATCIAMIFLGLFAEEYLQTKDAYPILHVFIRGLTIVWSILTVLPLFLPLKYLLPFTAILPILEILVLMIISLIQSLKKDRKARIFLSAWMFSLIGVFIFSLNRLGLFDSEEIASGTLKIGVLSNVILLSLGLVDRINTFQKEKEEYKEKAEKLFELSLMDPLTGVANRRFFDQELEREWNRSVRTERPLSLLMIDVDFFKAYNDTYGHLKGDQVLFKVAQALKECLNRSSDMIARYGGEEFSVILPDTPVEGAIVVALNMLQTVEDMGIPHSESTFTRVTVSIGVSSNTDRDIHSYQELLGLADKNLYDSKAFGRNHIRH
- a CDS encoding polysaccharide deacetylase family protein, giving the protein MYKQISRFSILLFLGIFTSSVLYAGPVREFLSSDGKSKTNQEKEEDPKPSAPKREIPRSEETSSPSPKIEVKVKKEKVESVASAEPSSRKSKRIERRKKGKTKVSKKEKQETKEKEKDTASKKYENSHPEVSGLPPKTEYDTKNPNANAELGHGKGIPVLCYHHLVGNQDPMGGYNLDPSLLEEQFKYLKSIGYQTISLDQFYQYQQGKAGSDFPARPVLLTFDDGSLTHRDVLVPLLKKYGMRASVFIYPTVISNPRYKFYLSWAALKEALDSGVLDIGSHTVYHPKLPAMSRAEIRSQLRDSKTTLEAKTGRKIQDLAYPFGLFDVRVIEEAKAAGYRMAFTVNPGKNLPGTYAYTIHRSLVTWGMSQSRFNSILSASPPVKIQLGVLDGSWVKPGDSFPVIVEGLDPKSVAIKISGKEGIIQRKSNTEYIIRIPEFKKTTYPAMTVIGKTPSGKRSETQFLFVNRKEFKKDPD
- a CDS encoding LB099 family protein, producing the protein MDYEKEKKKLLSAKTPEQYIEFSIKSKLEGPKKSSITTEWLNKSGYTIDDIKYARNRHPFWREKRNKGSYERNSRRLEYHNYYKTDEKIVWDDAKLSKFYDLNQEGNADHELARLFKTSIPAVNHIRRKFRFSTILLELEKKKPNKAAVIKLSGHSESVLKRLIKEKGKK
- a CDS encoding exodeoxyribonuclease V subunit gamma — translated: MSIRVHSSYNLADLSEALSGSLREEISRQDGLYSPTVIIPNKSMETWLNLDLVQRFGVVFNIRFLFLEKFLEELLLEKFSPEIDPKSRPFLQGESRKFQIYETLLRDQEFLQKYPILKNYLLPSARKTPDPVRLLDLSGRLAKYFKDYELHRQDWIRNWLGEKYSLLRLPGEDIWEEVATQSEIFFFQKELYSYLTNSDPSKETLIQYSMRNLGLESKAKKHSPKNVYLFALSQLSSTYISIFQNLLPEIHLEVFQFGVPDGELVSGTERNQICRNWANSFRSLKKSWEISGAEFLYSSKKEKQTKTVLSEFKEYLGRSEYKVSSRLLPDESLQILEAPGKVREVEAVFHHILSILSESKETKLTDFGIFCSDLSQYRAALEFVFEGGIQAKLAEKSGSQIKTLPYSIRDVLASETSAYISGILSLFTLLSKERSRADIFKLLRNPCFQSKWEVQPSWVEEWAKFSEDLELYQDDSLEEEQPLAFSFRKGFLRLAAGNILSAEEEEDLPISPFDPGSGSSVSMWIGIWKRVSFLLEEFSSLVSDPKSSNEKIIDSLSDLLRELFSSPSSNPIEVELEKNIIDSLYELRSVKWDPKNSKDRLKFLEAFFKQTGGEIQVRKGQYLTGGITVSSLQPMRPIPFLHVYILGLGEGLFPGTDDTSAFNLRHLAPREGDINVRGLNQSLLYETILSAKQSLVLSFVAEDITKDESIAPSSSLLLLEQALKENVLAPETSVRIKIPLNKHSKEYFIQKESSSSKFAEKFRKSFDLSSSLVYGKEEDKEYYRKTVLGNFQASSSVKKEVSNLETVDWNDLVRFAKSPLSYHLQRRFGLYTEEISESETATEEPFRISDNFKFMKELWSYSMKKTEKEIQNSLEGLFSIWKKRGNIPRGIYGDTEFLTKSEKVGKISEAVSEILSDVEILSGFTFGESPKKGNLLSLPIIPLEISNGSKISINGLKEDVFLKKEADGNSTIVLIYPNSKKKFKNLIEPFLIQSLLDLIPSKDTPRSVTAIFGYGDKPTILNMDREGGELYRKKFLSDLVQEFSDQSTSLISPGIWEDFPDRSEIDLNDPKSLNLFSQEYKIWAQESVQYDPGIYLDEIIRLLPYPQNYISEKDFNLCLKLYHPLEKVYYAEK
- a CDS encoding UvrD-helicase domain-containing protein codes for the protein MQKNKLEAVTGSFADQIDITKNGFIGASAGTGKTHTIVFLVLKILKDSFRTSLDSDKIPFGIESILVLTYTDKAASELKSRIRAELKNTILKLEKIESPSEEESKELDYFLNQASHLDQAYISTIHGFAHKILKEYSLESGSSENSELIEEFSAVSKALYRRMRNEFGGKYPKELLPFILSQANRFYNDGFQGTTWENFVSSLAVKKVSSPDSIQLLPRPQKFPEISSIKNVFSEIQSILPKFLEFQDSFKKKINANKYKALSSRQIEFQDSLKKLIDFSDPFSPFPFTLALKEILNLKRGESSGIESILLSDEELKTATGESGYLSYTLERERIRKLSLSLNVLESSLSSFLVSLAEDIAEDSVKIKEEDNSITYGDMILGLSNSLEKNPELVSELKKRFRFGIIDEFQDTDPDQYNIFRILFLEKSGGIETEGKLFLIGDAKQSIYGFRGADLGTYLAAKREFDIGGKFANFSIVYPELDTNRRSLPELISSYNSIFGTAKGEWFPIGETGFLPIEYVNVKSPETPGKAILYSDKSNRASINAFSLSKETNADRLKDQYSKFLAEEIIHLVSEKSEIYIKKEGYSSPEKLSWSDISVLVRGENDSESLKRQFKARGIPYTYPKQAGLFGSSETIRIREILQCLDEEGSRDSFYKLLISDLFRVKPENLQNYEEYPIESGEKMLLETWRKFSRKKDFPGLFSSILTESRLASPLPDESMQDWERKITNFKQIFFFLTEKASKSDQTLGELITYLESKMISKEDEKDYLEKDSEEDRVKIFTIHSCKGLEFPIVFLFGGFSGWGTQRKKFSEYREDEKRIIDLENNKEEDSVFNTINEDKRLYYVALTRAMYKFYFPLLAEPDPKRPLELFRKSFHAATSEFPKDSSVARFWENEEGKYEHEWIRDHKTISGLITNPTKEEGPEILRSVEIWPDKAEKRKIILESYSSLDSFFTSEGLGFQVSETKSFKTDETPEESKEEELPSSNKMGNLLHQLLETENFSVYQSAKSLKQIPESNIKSYKNILKSYGYGNSSEQLELFAHKIAELFWNTLKTPLSHSEKNISLSEISSLERKHEVDFFLKIPEQTGVSDLLKGTLDLIFLSEGKYWILDWKSNLLSANFGEDPYSESHLKEKIQESYSLQMAIYSVVLDDWLRFKYGKEYDPKLLGGMYFVFLRGTDPNRPGRGIFYQNIDPEFVKISKEKIKETLDLKNRISAEKE